The Alteromonas stellipolaris genome includes a region encoding these proteins:
- a CDS encoding GNAT family N-acetyltransferase: MAIGLPSEPDWKALIKSGCRLFVGGNASVPYALIQHLIDNSDGFSDIELVHMLALGDTRWVNDEYKNLFKANTFFIGGQAMRQAVDEGRADYTPVFLSEISSLFSDGTLSLDAALVNVSPPDEFGYCSLGAAVDIAMSAVRQSKYVIAQINPQVPRTAGHSYIHVSEITACIEANEPLVEVMPPPIDSVAERIGQYVSMLVDDGATLQFGIGKIPSATLKYLCHHKDLGIHSEMLTDSIIELLASGAVTNKKKTFHPGKVVTSFAIGTRKLYDLIDNNPHIEFYPSSYVNKPTNVAKNDNMVAINSALEVDLTGQVVADSLGYDFYSGIGGQVDFVTGASISKGGKAIIALPSTAKNETISRITPRLAEGAGVVTSRGNVQYVVTEYGIASLKGKSIRERALELIRVAHPKFRSQLLEEVRQHYWVPHYQEKYPTDIPELGAIQLKRLNIQGEKFYMRPLNPADERRLQEFFYSHTKETLRLRYNYDPKQMSREKSCNLVSVDQTSDVALCIVRQEGSRITIHAVGRFYYNASNNSCEVAFVTRETQQGKGMASRLLNELIRIAKAREINQMVAYVRGENTPMITIFEQMQFRRLFTGDPSDVELVLNVSELP; this comes from the coding sequence ATGGCAATAGGTTTACCGTCTGAACCAGATTGGAAAGCGCTGATAAAATCGGGCTGTCGATTATTTGTGGGTGGCAATGCATCAGTACCTTACGCACTGATTCAGCACTTAATTGATAATAGCGATGGCTTTAGCGATATTGAATTAGTACACATGCTTGCACTTGGCGATACGCGCTGGGTGAACGATGAGTACAAAAATTTATTTAAAGCCAATACCTTCTTTATTGGTGGTCAGGCCATGCGGCAAGCCGTTGATGAAGGCCGAGCCGATTACACTCCCGTATTTCTCTCTGAAATTTCAAGTTTATTTAGTGATGGCACCCTGTCTTTAGATGCCGCGCTGGTAAATGTCAGCCCCCCTGATGAATTCGGCTATTGCTCCTTAGGTGCGGCAGTTGATATTGCCATGTCGGCAGTACGTCAAAGCAAATACGTGATTGCACAAATAAACCCACAAGTTCCCCGAACAGCTGGTCATTCCTATATTCACGTCAGTGAAATTACCGCATGTATTGAAGCAAACGAGCCCTTAGTGGAAGTTATGCCGCCACCTATTGATAGCGTGGCCGAGCGTATCGGCCAGTACGTTTCAATGCTGGTTGATGATGGCGCTACATTACAATTCGGTATAGGCAAAATTCCTAGTGCCACACTTAAGTACCTTTGCCATCACAAAGACTTAGGTATTCACAGCGAAATGCTTACCGACAGCATTATTGAGTTGCTAGCATCAGGCGCAGTGACCAATAAGAAAAAAACCTTCCACCCCGGCAAGGTGGTCACTAGTTTCGCCATTGGTACTCGTAAGCTCTACGATTTAATCGACAACAATCCGCATATTGAATTTTACCCTAGCAGTTATGTGAACAAGCCTACCAATGTGGCTAAAAACGACAATATGGTGGCTATTAATAGTGCTTTAGAAGTTGATTTGACGGGGCAGGTGGTTGCCGACTCACTGGGATATGATTTCTATAGTGGTATTGGTGGTCAGGTCGATTTTGTCACCGGTGCATCTATTAGCAAAGGGGGCAAAGCCATTATTGCACTGCCATCAACGGCCAAAAATGAAACCATATCTCGCATTACGCCGCGCCTTGCTGAAGGCGCTGGAGTAGTTACCTCGCGGGGGAACGTGCAATATGTTGTTACCGAGTACGGTATTGCCTCGCTAAAAGGTAAAAGTATTCGTGAGCGGGCGCTTGAGCTTATTCGGGTGGCACACCCTAAGTTTCGATCTCAGCTATTAGAAGAAGTTAGGCAACATTATTGGGTGCCGCATTACCAAGAAAAGTACCCGACAGATATCCCAGAGCTAGGCGCCATTCAGCTTAAAAGGCTAAATATTCAGGGCGAAAAGTTTTACATGCGCCCGCTGAATCCCGCTGACGAACGCCGCCTTCAAGAGTTTTTTTATTCGCACACCAAAGAAACCCTGCGACTTCGCTACAACTACGACCCCAAACAAATGTCGAGAGAGAAGTCGTGTAACTTGGTGAGTGTAGATCAAACCTCTGACGTGGCCTTGTGCATAGTGCGCCAAGAAGGGTCTCGAATTACCATTCATGCCGTGGGCCGGTTTTATTACAACGCCAGCAATAACTCCTGTGAAGTGGCGTTTGTTACCCGAGAAACACAGCAGGGTAAAGGCATGGCAAGTCGGCTGTTGAACGAACTCATTCGTATAGCGAAAGCGCGTGAAATAAATCAAATGGTTGCCTATGTCAGGGGAGAAAATACCCCCATGATCACAATCTTTGAACAAATGCAGTTTAGACGGCTTTTTACCGGTGACCCCAGTGACGTTGAATTGGTATTAAACGTGAGTGAGTTACCATGA
- a CDS encoding histone deacetylase family protein, whose amino-acid sequence MTIRIYRTKHGVKHDLGSEHPESPDRLYAIDDQLLASGLEMVCEHADAKPIAEAYLTLAHSPEYVQSVFARAQHLSASAKAHPDANHKDNNPVTWLDDDTGMMEYTLPAALESAGAGCNAVDWAMQGDDRQAFCLARPPGHHATYDGSMGFCLFNNVAIAARYALQNYQLSRVAIIDFDVHHGNGTENIIAGDQRIMMCSSFQHPFYPHSGAPVSASNILSVPIEAGSTGEVFREKVSHWFNALENFQPELIFISAGFDGHAEDPMAHLRLTEDDYFWVSQRIRRVADICCNGRVVSTLEGGYDLSALGRSVVAHLKGLSHP is encoded by the coding sequence ATGACCATTCGAATTTATCGCACTAAACATGGCGTTAAACATGACTTAGGCTCAGAGCATCCTGAGTCGCCAGATAGGTTGTATGCAATAGACGACCAGCTATTAGCATCGGGTTTAGAAATGGTGTGTGAACACGCGGATGCAAAGCCTATCGCTGAGGCTTACCTTACCTTGGCGCATAGCCCAGAGTACGTGCAAAGTGTATTTGCCCGGGCGCAGCATCTGTCTGCATCAGCAAAAGCACACCCTGATGCAAATCATAAAGACAACAACCCAGTCACTTGGTTAGATGATGATACCGGCATGATGGAATATACTTTGCCCGCCGCATTAGAATCGGCAGGGGCAGGTTGTAATGCCGTAGATTGGGCTATGCAGGGCGATGATAGGCAGGCCTTTTGTTTAGCGCGCCCGCCTGGGCATCATGCTACCTACGATGGCTCAATGGGCTTTTGCCTATTTAATAATGTAGCCATAGCTGCACGCTATGCTCTACAAAACTATCAGCTTTCTCGTGTGGCAATTATCGATTTCGATGTTCATCACGGTAATGGCACTGAAAATATTATCGCAGGGGATCAACGCATCATGATGTGTTCTAGTTTTCAGCACCCGTTTTATCCTCATAGCGGTGCGCCTGTGTCAGCAAGCAATATTTTATCTGTGCCTATTGAAGCGGGTTCTACCGGCGAGGTATTTCGAGAAAAAGTATCCCATTGGTTTAATGCGCTAGAGAATTTTCAGCCTGAGCTTATCTTTATATCGGCAGGATTTGATGGCCATGCTGAAGACCCTATGGCGCATCTTCGCCTTACCGAAGATGACTATTTTTGGGTGAGCCAGCGCATCAGGCGTGTTGCTGATATATGCTGTAATGGCCGTGTTGTGAGTACGCTTGAGGGGGGGTATGACTTAAGCGCGCTTGGGCGCAGTGTGGTGGCGCATTTGAAAGGGCTATCTCACCCCTAA
- a CDS encoding DUF6436 domain-containing protein: protein MSKKGSWTLLLVWAISLLSAVLFYSQRQISEFDPKSTLLHQSTSVTFDASLITLLKDYDVPAGSIVHVGTQEKCYCDNLTDSHQTQLFNKLSQLGYSGLRLDIENVPELAAILPSVPALIVVDTLYNLRYLGPYATGYGCFTGKNLVDEISGYASNPSYISAVVKTEADGCFCSPHR from the coding sequence ATGTCGAAAAAGGGAAGTTGGACGCTGCTGCTTGTATGGGCAATCAGCTTACTAAGTGCTGTTTTGTTTTATAGCCAGCGTCAGATTTCTGAGTTCGATCCTAAAAGCACTTTGCTGCATCAATCAACAAGCGTCACCTTTGACGCTTCTTTGATAACGCTGCTTAAAGACTATGATGTACCAGCAGGCAGTATTGTTCATGTGGGTACGCAGGAAAAATGTTACTGCGACAATCTTACCGATTCTCATCAAACTCAGCTGTTTAATAAGCTCAGTCAATTAGGCTACAGCGGGTTAAGATTAGACATTGAAAATGTGCCAGAACTCGCCGCTATATTGCCTTCGGTACCTGCCCTTATTGTTGTGGACACCCTATATAACCTTCGCTACTTGGGCCCTTATGCAACAGGCTATGGCTGCTTCACTGGCAAAAATTTAGTGGATGAGATTAGCGGGTATGCATCAAATCCGTCTTACATAAGTGCCGTGGTAAAAACCGAAGCTGATGGGTGTTTTTGCAGCCCGCACCGTTAG
- a CDS encoding methyl-accepting chemotaxis protein: MQYPWILEGHKIFRVVILIQLAISFIIGFVTGDIFTAVVLGIPIAALPLYFSFQQPQSVISRHAVAIGIQLLTALHIHQTFGLIEMHFEIFVTLAFLSYFRDWKVIATATAVVAVHHISFYILATQGAPVFIFQEGDLTFPILLMHAAFAVAEGGLLMYMTKQAHQEGAGAAELRIAIENMQKSEGQIDLSVSFERENEILRPFGELIDQVKDLVALASSLMNEVVKGCEKMETAASNMFEISRNTDQEIAMVSASSEEIAQTMQMSAEQTTRASDKASAAEASSGSTRDSIVTTSRTIDSLRSTLNNAAKTNTALNEQCSHISEAMRAITSVAEQTNLLALNAAIESARAGEHGRGFAVVADEVRTLAIRSKESADQITSVTEQLVSQTASSVDQMQTCIQLVDEAVLSADTATQAMSEIMSQIQFASESMTEIATSAVEQETASASIAESTARLSELTSEELATAESLSAEVEILSQISQQMRGAIGRFKL, translated from the coding sequence ATGCAGTACCCTTGGATACTAGAAGGACACAAGATCTTTCGAGTAGTTATACTTATTCAATTAGCCATTTCTTTTATCATCGGCTTTGTGACAGGCGATATCTTCACTGCCGTGGTGCTTGGCATTCCTATCGCTGCTCTACCTCTTTACTTCAGCTTTCAACAGCCCCAGTCGGTTATTAGCCGTCATGCGGTTGCCATTGGCATACAATTACTCACAGCGCTGCATATTCACCAAACCTTCGGGCTTATTGAAATGCACTTTGAAATATTCGTGACACTGGCGTTTCTTTCTTATTTCAGAGACTGGAAGGTAATTGCAACCGCCACTGCCGTGGTTGCGGTACATCACATCAGCTTTTATATTCTTGCTACGCAAGGTGCTCCTGTATTTATCTTTCAAGAGGGGGACCTAACGTTCCCTATATTATTAATGCACGCGGCTTTTGCAGTAGCGGAAGGTGGCCTTTTGATGTACATGACCAAACAAGCCCATCAAGAAGGTGCTGGCGCCGCAGAGTTACGTATCGCTATAGAGAATATGCAGAAATCTGAAGGGCAAATAGATTTATCTGTATCCTTTGAGAGAGAAAACGAAATACTTCGTCCATTTGGCGAACTTATTGACCAAGTTAAAGACTTGGTTGCTTTAGCGTCTTCATTAATGAATGAAGTCGTTAAAGGCTGTGAGAAAATGGAAACGGCGGCTAGCAATATGTTTGAGATTAGCCGCAATACCGACCAAGAAATTGCCATGGTGTCTGCTTCGTCTGAAGAAATTGCGCAAACCATGCAAATGTCTGCTGAACAGACAACCCGCGCTAGTGACAAAGCGTCTGCGGCAGAGGCCTCTTCAGGTTCAACTCGCGACTCTATCGTAACCACCAGTCGAACCATAGATTCGCTGCGTAGTACGCTAAATAACGCGGCAAAAACTAACACTGCACTTAACGAACAATGTTCACACATTTCAGAAGCCATGCGTGCCATTACCTCAGTGGCAGAGCAGACTAACCTGTTAGCGCTGAACGCGGCCATCGAATCAGCCCGTGCTGGTGAGCACGGCCGAGGGTTTGCTGTGGTTGCTGACGAAGTGCGTACATTGGCCATTCGTTCAAAAGAAAGTGCTGACCAAATTACCTCGGTTACCGAGCAATTAGTCAGTCAAACGGCAAGTTCGGTAGACCAAATGCAAACCTGTATTCAGCTTGTTGATGAAGCGGTACTATCGGCTGATACTGCCACCCAAGCAATGTCTGAAATCATGTCGCAAATTCAGTTTGCCAGTGAGAGCATGACAGAAATTGCGACCTCTGCCGTTGAGCAAGAAACCGCATCGGCTTCCATCGCAGAAAGTACAGCACGGTTAAGTGAACTGACTTCTGAAGAGCTAGCTACGGCGGAATCGTTGTCAGCAGAAGTGGAAATTTTGTCTCAAATTTCACAACAAATGCGCGGTGCTATAGGTCGCTTTAAGCTGTAA
- a CDS encoding zinc transporter ZntB gives MHAASTPQALLWAYLLSPNGETKTIEAKAIPDALAQCSFSDEYLWLHVQSDAEDAGTLLQSSGLHQTVIDSLLALETRPRAMTLHQGTLVYLRGINKNPDADPEDMVSLRTWYNKNIIVSARRKNRRLASIQNLRDEIASAQVPISPSALLLNMITKVADTILDTVDEMDESLVGFETREQLRKEDRQNLSIVRRQAASIRRYLAPQRDALDALLRLPDALSQNQSFELREQTDRMSRYVEDMDLLRERAIVLQDELRNRIAEQQGVRMYVLSMVTAIFLPLSFLTGVFGMNVGGLPGTESANAFLYLMLGMGALSICMLVAMLWKRWL, from the coding sequence ATGCACGCAGCCTCAACTCCTCAAGCCTTATTATGGGCTTATTTACTATCTCCCAATGGTGAAACTAAAACCATTGAAGCGAAAGCCATTCCTGACGCCTTAGCACAATGTTCGTTCAGCGATGAATACCTTTGGTTGCATGTCCAATCAGATGCTGAAGACGCTGGCACCTTGTTGCAATCTAGTGGCTTACACCAAACGGTTATAGACAGCTTACTTGCTTTAGAGACAAGGCCAAGAGCCATGACCTTACATCAGGGAACTTTGGTGTATTTGCGAGGCATCAATAAAAACCCTGATGCCGACCCAGAAGATATGGTGTCGCTACGTACGTGGTACAACAAAAATATTATTGTGAGTGCTCGGCGTAAAAACAGGCGATTAGCCTCCATTCAAAACCTTCGAGATGAAATAGCTTCGGCACAGGTACCTATAAGCCCATCGGCACTCTTACTGAACATGATCACGAAAGTCGCTGACACCATTTTGGACACGGTGGATGAAATGGACGAGAGCCTAGTAGGGTTTGAAACCCGTGAACAACTTCGAAAGGAAGATAGGCAAAATTTATCTATCGTAAGACGCCAAGCCGCATCTATCAGGCGCTACCTTGCGCCACAACGTGATGCGTTAGATGCCCTACTTCGTTTGCCCGATGCGTTATCGCAAAATCAGAGTTTTGAACTGCGTGAGCAAACCGACCGCATGAGCCGGTATGTAGAAGACATGGACTTATTGCGAGAAAGGGCAATAGTACTTCAAGACGAATTGCGAAACCGAATAGCGGAACAACAAGGTGTTCGCATGTATGTCTTGTCGATGGTAACGGCGATTTTCTTGCCCTTGTCGTTTTTAACGGGTGTGTTCGGCATGAACGTAGGCGGATTACCGGGTACCGAATCTGCCAATGCTTTTTTATATTTAATGCTTGGAATGGGAGCGCTAAGCATCTGCATGTTGGTAGCGATGCTGTGGAAGCGCTGGCTGTAG
- a CDS encoding DUF3300 domain-containing protein: MKKLTLALLVAMGTLSTSFPMLASASVEPETSVDNYQYSDAELDSLLAPIALYPDTLLTHIMIAATYPLDVVAADRWRQSNLHLTPEQVEQALDPVTWDPSVKALAAFTDILHTMAEDLNWLQQLGDNVLISEARVLDRVQLLRQHALNTGNLQSNDYLEVEREIEQERSVIVIAPRHRDVVYVPYYDTLIVFGLWSHAIAPVHWHHRVSYRHRGNFFWAPQVRLSSFFYFGGIRWSNRHVVIHREPVRHYYRGTPNKRVYSKGYQRWQHNADHRRARYSNRVVHSAPKRYSANRSVKVRSNERGNTRVINAKSSRHTQTSVSQNNHRNIQHNNQLKGQTSRNVNVANKPLKTPRTVTPRNSTTTRTVTTTKTVKRESNKASGQKYQQGASTHVKRAQTRDTRTASNRSSMSQQRATRNVDRSTSRDRSVSREKSVSRQSNVNRNRSGQSKSHSQK, encoded by the coding sequence ATGAAAAAACTGACTTTAGCTTTACTCGTAGCCATGGGAACCCTATCAACATCATTCCCCATGCTCGCATCGGCATCAGTTGAACCAGAAACTAGTGTAGATAACTACCAGTATTCAGACGCTGAGCTAGATAGCTTACTTGCGCCCATTGCGCTATACCCTGACACCTTGCTTACTCATATTATGATTGCGGCCACCTACCCTCTTGATGTAGTGGCAGCAGACAGGTGGCGTCAAAGCAATTTGCACCTTACCCCTGAACAAGTAGAGCAAGCGCTAGATCCGGTTACTTGGGATCCGAGTGTAAAAGCCTTGGCAGCATTTACCGATATTCTGCACACCATGGCCGAAGATCTTAATTGGTTACAGCAACTTGGTGATAACGTGCTAATTAGTGAAGCCCGTGTACTGGATAGAGTGCAGTTGCTTCGCCAACACGCCCTTAACACCGGTAACTTACAATCGAATGATTATCTGGAAGTCGAACGTGAGATAGAACAAGAGCGCAGCGTGATTGTTATCGCACCTCGCCATAGAGATGTGGTTTACGTGCCTTACTACGACACGCTTATTGTGTTTGGGCTTTGGTCTCATGCCATAGCGCCTGTGCACTGGCATCATAGGGTTAGCTACCGTCATCGCGGGAATTTTTTCTGGGCACCGCAAGTTAGGCTTTCAAGCTTCTTCTATTTTGGTGGTATTCGTTGGAGCAATCGCCATGTAGTGATCCACAGAGAACCAGTGCGCCATTATTACAGAGGCACCCCCAATAAACGCGTTTATAGCAAAGGTTATCAGCGCTGGCAGCATAATGCTGACCACCGTAGAGCCCGCTACTCTAACCGCGTAGTACATAGTGCGCCTAAACGATATAGCGCCAATCGTTCAGTGAAAGTAAGAAGCAACGAGCGTGGTAACACTAGGGTTATCAACGCTAAGTCTTCAAGGCACACGCAGACAAGCGTCTCTCAAAATAATCATCGAAACATACAACACAATAATCAACTTAAAGGACAAACTTCGCGCAATGTAAATGTGGCAAACAAGCCGTTAAAAACACCACGAACAGTGACTCCTAGAAATAGCACTACAACGCGAACAGTCACGACCACTAAAACCGTGAAGCGTGAGAGTAATAAGGCTTCAGGGCAGAAGTACCAGCAAGGCGCTTCTACTCATGTAAAGCGGGCGCAAACTAGGGATACTCGTACAGCGTCTAACCGTTCGTCAATGTCGCAACAACGTGCTACACGAAATGTTGATCGCAGCACTAGTCGTGACAGAAGCGTAAGTCGAGAGAAAAGCGTAAGCAGGCAAAGCAACGTAAACCGTAACAGAAGCGGGCAAAGCAAATCTCATTCACAGAAGTAG
- the ribA gene encoding GTP cyclohydrolase II, producing MSSKQPKYEYVSSAKLPTRHGNFKIHGFVETSGQEHVALSYGEWKENDVVPIRIHSECLTGDALFSTRCDCGFQLEKAMQNIAENGFGVLLYLRQEGRGIGLLNKIRAYNLQDSGMDTVEANEHLGFDADLRSYDICKLMLDTLNVHRVELMTNNPKKLAALKSLGIDVVARKPIDHGITEDNKNYIKTKTEKLGHAFDPHSFK from the coding sequence ATGAGCAGCAAACAACCTAAATACGAATATGTCAGTTCCGCAAAATTACCTACTCGTCATGGTAATTTTAAAATCCATGGTTTCGTTGAAACCAGTGGACAGGAGCACGTGGCGCTTTCCTATGGTGAATGGAAAGAAAACGATGTGGTGCCCATCCGCATTCATTCTGAGTGTCTAACGGGAGATGCCCTTTTCAGCACCCGTTGCGACTGTGGTTTTCAGTTAGAAAAAGCCATGCAGAATATAGCCGAAAATGGTTTTGGCGTTTTACTTTATCTTCGTCAGGAAGGTCGAGGTATTGGGTTACTGAATAAAATTCGCGCTTATAATTTACAAGATAGCGGCATGGATACGGTTGAAGCTAATGAACATTTAGGTTTTGATGCCGATTTACGTAGCTATGATATTTGTAAGCTAATGCTGGATACCTTAAATGTTCATCGCGTTGAGTTGATGACTAATAATCCCAAGAAGTTAGCAGCGTTAAAGTCGTTGGGCATTGATGTAGTGGCACGTAAGCCCATCGATCATGGCATTACGGAAGACAATAAAAACTACATCAAAACCAAGACTGAAAAGCTTGGTCACGCATTTGACCCCCACTCTTTCAAGTAA
- a CDS encoding EAL domain-containing protein, translating into MLAFFIACITLCTWALSDAIQNSAVASELTIDQSFRVATINESSSFFVAHKSMTYLDVLHPSSPLTSSIPLDRNNSRLWISNELRNEGFSTIPLVLNIDRLNINDLQIYLLDGNARIIKSYRYQAGKGDFSLKKPFSAIRLNFSLTPQENVRLVIGVYDDGLRYFPISLWEKQAIQQYDETMLILLGIVLGMLTVLTGYFLLSYLYQRTPARFWLAVTNFVLFALFFMAQGGLATWPSLTNASEITFAVLIGLSFVTLAKVTHSLFSPIPLALRLLSFALPIGMAIAAVATSAYDATRILFAASPFIAAYHIGLAFIFKDKQNLAPSRLFAFAWVFVFMLYAVFVKIAFDDAFYTAPIVMIILTLLTLALLCIGFAVELKEQNVSRLQLSESEATISSLHHFYDLFRNSSEGLYTSTLDGELKTVNPAMCALFGYPDEAKMLAQVKNTKQFYANSEDRDVLVGELLHSGQVAAREIKGMRANGSAFWFSISCQVRENDSGSFLYGSIIDVTEKKQSDSSLQFMATHDSLTGVYNRRQFETTLTARLSEKSPIPPCVLYLDLDRFKIVNDTSGHKAGDALIKDIAHLLEKSLPNEAMLARISGDEFGVIFENQPEEQAYLQATTLLNAVQAYRFSWENRIFSLGVSIGMVVCTDPDASAEQYICMADAACSYAKDQGRNQIHKYSKDDESTLRYQNELDWVNSIHSALSEDRFLLYYQPLRPLSRPNDGHYYEVLLRMKETDGRIVEPAAFLPTAERFEMNVKIDKWVIVNTFSWLNEHPEHLAELKRCSINLNCHSLADRDFKLFVLNAFERYNIPYDKICFEMIESVAIIKMEYTIDFMRTFHRLGCSFALDDFGRGFASYGYLKHLPVDIVKIDGTFIKDMRADPVDVAMVSSIKDVAKALGMLTVGEFVESDATMTQLGNMGIDFAQGYGVAEPALLDDFKPL; encoded by the coding sequence ATGTTGGCATTCTTCATTGCTTGTATCACCTTATGTACATGGGCGTTAAGTGACGCTATCCAAAATTCAGCTGTCGCGTCAGAGCTTACTATTGATCAGTCTTTTCGTGTTGCCACCATTAACGAAAGCAGCTCGTTTTTTGTCGCACACAAATCAATGACATATTTAGATGTACTCCACCCTTCAAGCCCCTTAACCAGCAGTATTCCCCTTGATAGAAATAACAGTCGACTGTGGATTTCTAATGAATTGAGGAACGAGGGGTTTAGTACTATTCCCCTCGTGCTAAATATAGACAGGCTAAATATTAACGACCTTCAAATTTACTTGCTTGATGGTAACGCACGAATTATCAAGTCTTACCGTTACCAAGCGGGTAAAGGGGATTTTTCATTAAAAAAACCCTTCTCTGCCATCCGTCTAAACTTCTCACTCACGCCACAAGAAAATGTCAGGCTTGTTATTGGTGTGTATGACGATGGCCTTCGTTATTTCCCTATTTCACTATGGGAAAAACAAGCGATTCAACAATACGATGAAACCATGCTGATCTTACTTGGTATCGTGCTGGGAATGCTCACGGTATTAACTGGCTACTTCCTGCTGTCATATTTATATCAGCGCACCCCAGCCCGATTCTGGCTAGCGGTAACCAATTTCGTTTTATTTGCGTTGTTTTTTATGGCACAAGGCGGGCTCGCAACATGGCCATCTTTGACTAACGCAAGCGAAATAACCTTTGCCGTACTCATTGGCCTTAGTTTTGTAACACTAGCTAAAGTAACTCACAGTTTGTTTTCTCCCATTCCATTAGCGCTAAGGCTGCTTAGCTTTGCGCTCCCTATTGGTATGGCTATCGCGGCGGTGGCAACAAGCGCGTACGACGCGACCCGCATCCTTTTTGCCGCCAGCCCATTTATTGCTGCTTATCATATTGGCTTAGCGTTTATTTTTAAGGATAAACAAAACCTCGCACCCAGCCGGTTGTTCGCCTTCGCCTGGGTGTTCGTATTCATGCTGTATGCTGTATTCGTAAAAATCGCCTTCGACGATGCCTTTTACACCGCACCCATTGTCATGATTATTTTGACCCTACTGACTTTGGCTCTTTTATGCATCGGCTTTGCTGTTGAATTAAAAGAGCAAAACGTGAGCAGACTACAATTGTCTGAAAGTGAAGCCACGATTAGTAGTCTTCATCACTTTTATGATTTGTTTAGAAATTCCAGTGAAGGCCTATACACCTCAACCTTAGACGGGGAATTAAAAACGGTTAACCCTGCCATGTGTGCCCTCTTTGGCTATCCAGATGAAGCTAAAATGTTAGCACAGGTGAAAAACACGAAGCAGTTTTACGCCAACTCAGAAGACCGCGACGTACTGGTAGGAGAGCTACTTCATAGCGGGCAGGTAGCGGCGCGGGAAATTAAAGGTATGCGCGCCAACGGCAGTGCATTTTGGTTTTCTATATCTTGCCAAGTACGAGAAAACGACAGTGGTAGCTTTTTGTATGGCTCTATTATCGATGTAACCGAGAAAAAGCAGTCAGACTCTAGCCTACAATTTATGGCTACTCACGACTCACTAACGGGGGTTTATAATAGACGACAGTTTGAAACTACTTTAACCGCTAGGCTAAGCGAAAAGTCTCCCATTCCGCCGTGCGTGCTGTACCTAGACTTAGATCGCTTTAAAATTGTTAATGACACCTCTGGTCACAAAGCGGGCGATGCGCTGATTAAAGACATTGCCCACTTGCTAGAAAAGTCACTTCCCAATGAGGCAATGCTGGCGCGGATAAGCGGCGATGAATTTGGTGTTATTTTTGAAAATCAGCCTGAAGAACAAGCTTACTTGCAAGCAACCACATTATTAAATGCCGTTCAGGCTTATCGCTTTTCTTGGGAAAACCGTATTTTCAGCTTAGGGGTTAGCATTGGTATGGTAGTGTGCACCGACCCCGACGCCAGTGCCGAGCAATATATTTGCATGGCTGATGCCGCGTGTTCTTACGCTAAAGATCAGGGTCGTAATCAGATTCATAAGTACAGCAAAGACGATGAAAGTACGCTGCGCTATCAAAATGAGCTTGATTGGGTAAACAGTATTCATTCGGCATTATCAGAAGACAGATTCCTACTCTACTACCAACCGCTTAGGCCATTAAGCCGGCCCAATGATGGCCACTATTATGAAGTACTTCTGCGCATGAAAGAAACCGACGGTCGCATTGTAGAGCCCGCCGCATTTTTGCCTACCGCTGAACGTTTCGAAATGAACGTCAAAATAGATAAGTGGGTCATTGTTAATACCTTTAGTTGGTTAAATGAGCACCCTGAGCATTTGGCGGAATTAAAACGCTGTAGTATAAATTTAAACTGCCATTCCTTAGCCGACAGAGACTTTAAGCTCTTCGTGCTAAACGCGTTTGAACGTTACAACATTCCGTACGATAAAATTTGCTTCGAGATGATTGAGTCTGTCGCGATTATCAAAATGGAGTATACCATCGACTTCATGCGTACCTTCCATCGTTTGGGCTGTTCCTTTGCGTTAGACGATTTCGGCAGAGGGTTTGCGTCATACGGTTATCTGAAACACCTACCTGTCGATATTGTCAAAATTGACGGTACCTTCATTAAAGACATGCGAGCAGATCCTGTTGATGTGGCTATGGTGTCTTCTATTAAAGATGTTGCGAAAGCCTTAGGAATGCTGACCGTAGGTGAATTTGTAGAGTCTGATGCCACTATGACGCAGCTAGGTAATATGGGCATCGATTTCGCCCAAGGCTACGGTGTAGCTGAGCCCGCTCTGCTTGACGACTTCAAACCGTTATAA